The sequence GATATACAATTATAATAACAATATTGTTTATATTATTATCTCGATTAGGAGGTATCACTTTGTCAACAGTAAATGAATTATTAGATATGGTAAAAAGAGAATTAGCTAACCTTAAATCAGGTGAAATTTTCTTGGCTCGTGATCTTTTTAAAGGCTACGAGTGGAATAGAGTATTACGAAGTGACCGACTCCTCCTTGGCACCTTATTTCTCAAT is a genomic window of Lacrimispora sphenoides containing:
- a CDS encoding single-stranded DNA-binding protein; the encoded protein is MSTVNELLDMVKRELANLKSGEIFLARDLFKGYEWNRVLRSDRLLLGTLFLNYIKSDDLGIIPIEKTSSGQQRYIKEDIYNVNTAF